DNA from Crocosphaera sp. UHCC 0190:
GAAGAAGAATAAGAATAGATAAAACCGCAATCAAACCATTGAATTACGAAACTAATTCTAACTTTCCGTGATCAATTTTCCAACAGCGATCAGCGATCGCCAATAATTCATCAGGATCATGAGAAACAATTAACAAAGTCCAATGTTGTTTCAATTTAGATAACAATTTAGCCAACTGAAGACGCATTGACCAATCTAAACCCGCCGTAGGTTCATCTAATAATAATAAATTCGGTTGACGAATTAATTGAACGGCTAAAGCTAAGCGTCTTTGTTGTCCTCCACTTAAGCGGTGAGGAGAAGTATTAAGGGGAATATCTTGTAACCCCACTTCTTCTAAAGCTATTTTAATCCGTTCTGTAGTAATTTCAGGATGACCTAAGCGCAATTCCTCTAAAATATTGCCACCACAAAAATGTCGTTCCGGGAACTGAAACACCAAACCCCCTAATTGTTGTAACTCCAAAGATGTGAGTTCTTGATCTCGCCAAAAAATCTTACCTTTTGTTTGTTCGGCCAACCCCGCGAGAATTTCTAATAAGGTGGTTTTTCCTGAACCACTAGGGCCCACCACCAAACCCAACTCTTGGGAACCCAATTCTAAGGTTGTCCCGCTTAAAATAGGGGTTTCTGTTGCGGGGGGATGATACATGACATCTTTGAGATAAAGCATTAATCATTAATTAAGAAATGTTCTTTCATTTTAAGAGATTTTTGCTAACATCAAGATCAACATAGTCAGTTAGGAGAATGAGGGACTGTTTGGGGAAACCTAAAACCCTATTCCTAGCGTCTAAAATCTAACATTTATCTTCGTTATTTTCTGAAGAATCAATGTTTTATCTAAATATTGCTTGGAGAAAGCCATGATTGACCGGTTGATTAAATCTCAACGAGTTTCTCTCTCTTTGTCTGTGGTGTGTACGGTGGCCTTGAGTATGTGGGGAAATCCCTCATGGGCCGGCGATCCTTTCCGCAGCAGTAACCCTCGTCCCATTGGAGATAAAACAGAAGCTGCTTTTGAGACAATTTTTCATCAAGGCAACTATGTAAAAGCAGAAAGCTATTTACAAGAAGCGATCGCAACGGAAGGGGATGAACCCTTAGCCCATGCGATGAAAGCGTCTTTGGCCTATGCTGACAGTGATTTTGAAACTATGAGAGTCTATGCAGAAAAAACCCTATCTGCGGCGGAAAAACTGACCCCAAAAGATCCCTTGCGCGGTAATCTTTATCAAGCGGTGGGTCATTTTTTAGAGGGGGCTTATACTTTTAAGACAAAAGGGCCTTTGGGGGCCGTTGATAAATTACAAAAAGTCTTTGATTATCTGGAATTAGCCGAAAAAGTTTCACCGAGTGATCCCGAACTCAATTTATTAAAAGGTTATTTAGACTTAATTTTATCGGTCAATTTACCGTTTTCAAGTCCAGAAGATGCGATTTCTCGGTTTGAGAAATATGCAGGCCCAGATTATATGGTCAACCGCGCTTTAGCTGCTGCTTATCGAGATTTAAAACAGTATGATACTGCTATAAAATACATTGACCAGGCCTTGAAAGATACTCCTGACAATCCTGAAATACAGTATCTTAAAGGGCAAATCCTCCGTAAAAAAGGCAGAACCAAAGACGGCAAACCCCAAGATCTGGTCTTACTTAAAGAGGCTTATACTTACTTTGAGAAAGCCATGATTAAGGTTGATCAATTGCCTGAAGGCCTTCAAATACCGTTACGTCATGATCATCGGGTTGTTCAAGATGAAATTGCCCAATTAGCAGCCAATCCTCGTTAATTGTCGGGGTCAACGGCCCTTGACCCCGACGGCCAAACAGTTTAACCTCTCAACCAAAACCAAACAATGTATCCGAGGGCCTTTACCCCGTCTTTCCAGTTGATTTTTTTGCCTTCTGCATAGGTTCTTCCGTAATAGGAAACCCCAGTTTCATAAACTCGCCAACGACGACGAGATTTGGTTACTTTAACCGTAAATTCTACTTCAAACCCAAAGTCATTACAGGTTAGGGTTATGCCGTCTAAGACTTCCCGGCGAAACATTTTATAACAAACTTCAATATCTGTCAGGGTGGTATTACAGAGGAGATTAATTAAGTTAGAAATCACCTGATTTCCTAAGAGGTGATGGAAATATAAAACCCGATGAGGTTCCCCATAGAAACGGGAACCATAAACCACATCAGCGTGACCTTCATGAATCAGTCGCCACATACGTTTCCAGTCTTGGGGATCATATTCTAAATCGGCATCTTGGATGACAAACACATCTCCTGTCGCTGCTTTAAACCCTGTTCTTAAGGCGGCCCCTTTTCCCTGGTTTCGCTGATGAAAAACGACGTTAACGGCCATGGGTAGGGTTTCTGATACTGCTACGTCTAAACGTTCTCGCTGTCGTTGATATTTTAGGCCTTCGTCTACGGTTACGCGGCGATCGCTATTTAGTTTTACCCCAACGGGGTGGCCGTTTACTTCTCCAAAGGTCTGCAATAACCATTCCCTGGTTCCATCCGTTGACCCATCATCCACCAGGATAATCTCTTTGCTAACTTCTGGCAATGTTTGGGCCACTTTCGTCAAAACACTGTCTATGGTGTGGATTTCATTGTAGACGGGAATAATAATCGACAGCTTCATGGGATGTCTCGAAAATAGGTAAGTTTATAAGATAGCGTAACTCCCTAATTTTTGTCATCAGGGAACCTTTTCGTCTTTAGCACAAGTCTTGTCCTTGAATCTTGTTGACTCTCCCTCAAGTTTTTGGTTCCATCATCACAGTTTCTGATCTCAAGGAATCAAAATTTGCCATGAACCAGTCAAAGCTGAACAGCCTGTTCTCAATTCTTCTGTTTTCTGGCGATTATCTATCGATCGCTATTATGATAGACTAAACGTCTAAAATGCTCAAACTCTGTCCGATGGTCTGTGATTAATTTAAAGGTTTAATAAATAATTAATAGAAACAGGACTTGCAGACCAGGGACAATTGAGCATAGTAGCAACAATTAGTGAGTAATCATTAGGTACTGTGAAAAATTTTCTTTTATTAGCATCTTTAGCAATCACTCAGGTATTAGGCGATATCCTGCTGAGTCGTGGAATGAAGGACTTTGTAGGGTTTGATTTTTCGAGTCCAACGATTATTTTGTATTTAATTACTTACATTCTAACGAATTATTGGATCTTGATGGGACTCTGTGTCCTGGTGATTTCTTTAAGTCTTTATCTAACGGCAATTTCTAAGTTGGATTTAAGTTATGTTTTGCCTATTCATGCCTCAAGTTATGTTCTCAATGGGTTATTCGCTTGGGTGTTTTTAGGAGAACAAATCTCAGGAATGCGATGGGTTAGCACGTTTATTATTGCCTTTGGAGTGTTATGTGTTGGCCTAAGTGATAGCCAAACTTCCCAGATTTCGGGGACATATCGAGGGAATATTAAGTCTCGGAATGTGCCTTTGTTTCTCCTGCCCTTAAGTATAGCTGTTTCTAAGACTTGGTTGGCGATCTTTATCAGTTCTATTTCTGATGGCGGTGGAGATTTATTGTTAGCTTTGGGGATGAAAAAAATTGGCCAAGTTGACAAAATGAACGGGCGCAACCTGTTTAAGATGGTGGTTAAAATTGTGACAAATCCGATGATTATTAGTGGCATTGTTTGTCAGGGAATTGCCTTTTTTAGTTTTATTTCCGTGTTAAGTTGGGCTGATATTAGTTTTGTTCGCCCCGCAACAGCGTTAACTTATATTATCAGTATGTCAGGAGCTAAATTTATCCTTAAAGAAAATATTAGAGAACAAAAATTATTGGGAATTGTTTTAATTGGGGTTGGGGTATTTATGCACCGTTAATTGCTCATCAGTTAACTAAGAGTCTCAATGTTAGATTTTTTTTAATATGTTTTTAGAAAATGATTTGCACGGTAATAATCATGAGATTACTTTAAACTATGTTGACTTATTTTGTGGAATTGGGGGGTTTCGGATCGGGTTGGAGAAGGTTTGTAATCAATACAAAATCAATCGAAAACAATTAAATCCTATTTGTGTTTTTTCATCAGATGTTGATGTTGATGCTCAAAAAAATTATGAGGCTAATTTTGGAGAAAAACCTCAAGGTGATATTACCAAAATACCAGCAGATTTAATTCCTAAACATGATCTTTTATTGGCTGGTTTTCCTTGTCAACCCTTTAGTATTTGTGGCAAACTCCAGGGATTTGAAGATACTAGAGGAACGTTATTTTTTGATATTGCTCGGATTGTTGATTATCATAAACCCTATGCTTTGATTTTAGAAAATGTCAAACAATTATTAGGACATAATCAAGGGAAAACATTAAATACTATCTTAGGAATTTTATCTGATTTAGGGTATTATTCAGAGTATAAAATTTTAAATGCTTTAGAGTTTGGTTTACCTCAAAAACGAGAAAGAATATTTATTGTTGGCTTTCGTGAAGCACTTCAATTTACATGGGAAAAGCCCAATATAATGATGAAATCCTTAGCAGAAATTATTGAAAAATCTGTTCCTAAATCTTATTATGCTTCTGAACAAATACAAATAAATCGTTTAACCAAATATCAAGGAAATCATCATCATGAACTGACAATTTGGCATGAAAATAAAGGGGGACATATTAGTGCTTATCCTTATTCTTGTGCGATGAGAGCAGGTGCATCATATAATTATTTATTAGTCAATGGAAAGCGACGTTTAACCGAACGTGAGATGTTGCGTCTACAAGGATTTCCTGATTCTTTTAACTTAATAGGTTCTTATGCTACGGCTAGAAAATTAGTCGGAAATTCGGTGGCAGTTCCTTGTGTTGTCTCTATTCTTAATTCTTTGTTTGATGCAGTTATAAAAAATCAATTTAAGGCTAATATAATTAAGGAAATATTTACACAAACAACACTTTTTGATAATAGGATGAATATGGATATTCAGCAAGCGAAAGAAAAGTTAGATAAAATCATCCAAAAGTCTCGAACCCGTTTTTATAAACCTATTCAAATTGCTGAAGTTCTTTATCATTCTCGTATTGATAAGAATATTGATACTGGTAATAAAGAAGATTATAGAATTAAGTCTAAGTTGTGGCGAGATCAAATTACAGATAAGCTATTAAAACAATCATCTACATCATCCAGTAGATTCCAAGATGATGTCTGGAATGATAATGCTATGCCTCCAGAAATATTAAAAGTTCTTGATGATTTTAATCAAAAAAATGCTGGCGTAGTTGAACGATATATTTATTATAAATTTAAAGAGAGACTAGGAGTAGTTTCTTCTATCATGGAAGTAGTTATCTCAGGAACGTTATCTCCAGCTAATTTCCAACTTAAAACCTTATTATCTTTCTTTAGAAAAGAGGCAGGTATTAAACGAAGTATTGATAAATGTTATGAAATTATTACTTATAGTTTGTTTGAAACAGTCGTAAGTCAATTAGAAGCAGAAATCACTGTAAAAATACCAAGAAAAAATCAGGAATTACTTCAGGAGTTTTCTGATTTATCAGAAGTGCTTTTAAATATTAACCCTGATCAATTAGAATGGACTGAACTTGCTCATATTTATAGAGTTGGTGTAACAAATGCAGCAGATAGGGGACTAGATATGTGGGCAAATTTTGGTCCGGTAATTCAAGTTAAGCATCTTACTTTAAATTCAGCACAAGTAGAAACTATTGTTGAACAAGTAGAAAGCGATCATATTGTGATTGTTTGTCGTGATACTGATGCTTCAGTAATTTCTATTTTAATGAAACAAATTGGATGGGGAAAAAGAGTAAGAGCAATTGTTAAAGAAAGTCAATTAATTGAATGGTATGATCGCTGTTTACATGGCAATTTTTCTAATAAATTAGCTCATCCCTTAATGAATTTACTACATCGAGGATTTGAGGAAGAATTTCCTGAATTAACAGGGATTTTAGAATTTTGTAAAGAACGAAAATACATAGATATTGATCCATCTGAAATGTGGCAATAAAATCATAAATTATCTGCTAAAATATATAACAAACAAGAAAATTAAAATTTGATGATTCTTTATTATTGTGACAACCAACAATCAATTTATTGGAGAATTTGCGGCATTAGGGGCAGCCTTCTTATGGGCAGCTTCATCCATTGTTTATGCTGTCCTTGGTCAAAAAATTCCCCCCTTACAACTTAACTTACTTAAAGGAATTGTTGCCACATTCTTAATTATTCTAACTTTACTATTAACTCAGAATTCTCT
Protein-coding regions in this window:
- a CDS encoding Sll0314/Alr1548 family TPR repeat-containing protein, producing the protein MIDRLIKSQRVSLSLSVVCTVALSMWGNPSWAGDPFRSSNPRPIGDKTEAAFETIFHQGNYVKAESYLQEAIATEGDEPLAHAMKASLAYADSDFETMRVYAEKTLSAAEKLTPKDPLRGNLYQAVGHFLEGAYTFKTKGPLGAVDKLQKVFDYLELAEKVSPSDPELNLLKGYLDLILSVNLPFSSPEDAISRFEKYAGPDYMVNRALAAAYRDLKQYDTAIKYIDQALKDTPDNPEIQYLKGQILRKKGRTKDGKPQDLVLLKEAYTYFEKAMIKVDQLPEGLQIPLRHDHRVVQDEIAQLAANPR
- a CDS encoding ABC transporter ATP-binding protein yields the protein MLYLKDVMYHPPATETPILSGTTLELGSQELGLVVGPSGSGKTTLLEILAGLAEQTKGKIFWRDQELTSLELQQLGGLVFQFPERHFCGGNILEELRLGHPEITTERIKIALEEVGLQDIPLNTSPHRLSGGQQRRLALAVQLIRQPNLLLLDEPTAGLDWSMRLQLAKLLSKLKQHWTLLIVSHDPDELLAIADRCWKIDHGKLELVS
- a CDS encoding glycosyltransferase family 2 protein; amino-acid sequence: MKLSIIIPVYNEIHTIDSVLTKVAQTLPEVSKEIILVDDGSTDGTREWLLQTFGEVNGHPVGVKLNSDRRVTVDEGLKYQRQRERLDVAVSETLPMAVNVVFHQRNQGKGAALRTGFKAATGDVFVIQDADLEYDPQDWKRMWRLIHEGHADVVYGSRFYGEPHRVLYFHHLLGNQVISNLINLLCNTTLTDIEVCYKMFRREVLDGITLTCNDFGFEVEFTVKVTKSRRRWRVYETGVSYYGRTYAEGKKINWKDGVKALGYIVWFWLRG